The following are from one region of the Spirochaetota bacterium genome:
- a CDS encoding tRNA-dihydrouridine synthase family protein, giving the protein MNPLIIAGVDVGRYFLAPLAGFSDFPFRRRARAFGADLVYTEMVSAAALARRSKKTYRYTEHRPDESPIALQLFGGVPEDFARAVSLNDFSSFDFIDINMGCPVKKVTRTGGGASLLSDIERMHRIVTSVRENTAIPVCVKIRLGDRPSEGGEIERLHALIDAGAVFIAVHARYRTEMFGGTPHWDTLAKIVEASSVPIIANGDILTAGDVTRVLSDTKAAAVMIGRGAIGKPWIFRELRAAGVPPRTTADEIKTVMRLELADMVELYGPAYGVKEFRKHFVKFLRNFRITREERTTVLRLEDQSGVLAFIDTLEGKA; this is encoded by the coding sequence ATGAACCCGCTCATTATTGCCGGTGTTGACGTCGGGAGATATTTCCTTGCGCCCCTCGCTGGCTTCTCCGATTTCCCGTTCCGCCGGCGCGCCCGCGCCTTCGGCGCCGACCTCGTGTATACCGAAATGGTGAGCGCCGCAGCGCTCGCACGACGAAGCAAAAAAACATATCGCTACACCGAACACCGCCCGGACGAATCACCCATAGCGCTCCAGCTCTTCGGCGGTGTACCCGAGGACTTCGCACGCGCCGTATCGCTCAACGATTTCTCATCGTTTGACTTCATCGATATCAATATGGGCTGTCCTGTGAAGAAGGTGACCAGGACCGGCGGCGGCGCATCGCTGCTGTCGGATATCGAGCGTATGCATCGTATCGTGACCAGTGTCAGAGAGAACACCGCCATCCCGGTGTGCGTGAAGATACGGCTGGGTGACCGCCCGAGCGAAGGCGGGGAGATCGAGCGTCTTCATGCGCTCATCGACGCCGGGGCGGTGTTCATTGCCGTGCATGCCCGTTATCGCACGGAAATGTTCGGCGGAACGCCCCACTGGGATACGCTCGCAAAAATCGTCGAAGCATCATCGGTACCGATAATCGCCAACGGCGATATACTCACTGCAGGTGATGTTACGCGAGTATTATCGGATACCAAAGCGGCCGCGGTCATGATAGGACGGGGCGCCATCGGTAAACCATGGATATTCAGGGAGCTGCGTGCAGCGGGCGTTCCGCCGCGGACGACCGCGGATGAAATAAAGACGGTCATGCGGCTTGAGCTCGCGGATATGGTGGAACTGTACGGACCGGCATACGGCGTAAAGGAATTCAGAAAGCATTTCGTGAAATTCCTGCGCAATTTCAGGATCACGCGCGAGGAAAGAACGACCGTGTTGAGGCTCGAGGATCAGTCAGGCGTTCTCGCCTTCATCGACACCCTAGAGGGTAAGGCGTAA